The following coding sequences lie in one Scatophagus argus isolate fScaArg1 chromosome 9, fScaArg1.pri, whole genome shotgun sequence genomic window:
- the cd27 gene encoding CD27 antigen isoform X1, producing the protein MMQPHYFAFTFLCILYFQSVLSIQCNDTQYAWTQTLPEVCCEKCAPGSHMVRRLERCKIRCDPCSDNLYSDTYNMEMTCNHCENCDKPNMEYQSRCNATHDAVCRCKAGYECKNQPCKQCLLIPTTIRPTLAPFSTALKHDILTTLWTPQKSPRDTVWFAVIIALLSAGIIFAVATKSLPFLRWIESKHGYLLAKSQAPAPPHEEVSKPVQEAGHQTNLKTDPELGLSKYSVVDIK; encoded by the exons ATG ATGCAACCACACtattttgcttttacttttctgtGCATTCTGTATTTCCAGTCTGTGCTTTCCATACAGTGCAATGACACACAATATGCCTGGACACAGACACTCCCCGAGGTTTGCTGTGAGAAGTGCGCACCAG GTAGTCATATGGTGCGGCGTTTAGAAAGATGTAAAATTCGCTGTGACCCATGCTCAGATAATCTGTACAGTGATACCTACAACATGGAGATGACCTGCAATCATTGTGAAAATTGTGACAAAC CAAACATGGAGTATCAGTCACGTTGTAATGCCACTCACGACGCTGTGTGCAGATGTAAAGCTGGATACGAATGCAAAAACCAACCTTGCAAACAGTGTTTGCTGATACCAACCACCATCAGACCCACCCTCGCTCCATTCAGCACAG CCTTAAAACATGACATCCTCACCACACTCTGGACACCCCAAAAATCACCCAGAG ATACAGTGTGGTTCGCGGTGATAATTGCCCTACTGTCTGCAGGAAttatatttgctgttgcaacAAAAAGCCTGCCTTTTCTGCGCTGGATCGAATCAAAGCACG GCTACCTTTTGGCTAAATCACAAGCACCAGCTCCACCGCATGAGGAAGTATCCAAGCCTGTCCAGGAAGCGGGACATCAAACCAATCTCAAAACAGATCCTGAGCTTGGATTATCAAAATATTCAGTGGTGGACATTAAGTGA
- the cd27 gene encoding CD27 antigen isoform X2 has translation MMQPHYFAFTFLCILYFQSVLSIQCNDTQYAWTQTLPEVCCEKCAPGSHMVRRLERCKIRCDPCSDNLYSDTYNMEMTCNHCENCDKPNMEYQSRCNATHDAVCRCKAGYECKNQPCKQCLLIPTTIRPTLAPFSTALKHDILTTLWTPQKSPRGIIFAVATKSLPFLRWIESKHGYLLAKSQAPAPPHEEVSKPVQEAGHQTNLKTDPELGLSKYSVVDIK, from the exons ATG ATGCAACCACACtattttgcttttacttttctgtGCATTCTGTATTTCCAGTCTGTGCTTTCCATACAGTGCAATGACACACAATATGCCTGGACACAGACACTCCCCGAGGTTTGCTGTGAGAAGTGCGCACCAG GTAGTCATATGGTGCGGCGTTTAGAAAGATGTAAAATTCGCTGTGACCCATGCTCAGATAATCTGTACAGTGATACCTACAACATGGAGATGACCTGCAATCATTGTGAAAATTGTGACAAAC CAAACATGGAGTATCAGTCACGTTGTAATGCCACTCACGACGCTGTGTGCAGATGTAAAGCTGGATACGAATGCAAAAACCAACCTTGCAAACAGTGTTTGCTGATACCAACCACCATCAGACCCACCCTCGCTCCATTCAGCACAG CCTTAAAACATGACATCCTCACCACACTCTGGACACCCCAAAAATCACCCAGAG GAAttatatttgctgttgcaacAAAAAGCCTGCCTTTTCTGCGCTGGATCGAATCAAAGCACG GCTACCTTTTGGCTAAATCACAAGCACCAGCTCCACCGCATGAGGAAGTATCCAAGCCTGTCCAGGAAGCGGGACATCAAACCAATCTCAAAACAGATCCTGAGCTTGGATTATCAAAATATTCAGTGGTGGACATTAAGTGA